The Methanobacterium alcaliphilum nucleotide sequence GTACAATTACACACAGAAACCTCGCAAGAACCCCAATTTAAGGAATTTGCCTTAATGGCAGATAAAGCTGGCCTTAAAAGATACAAATTAATTAAACACTTCTCAGGCCCCTATACTGATGAAATAGAAAACCATGGCCTTACACCATCTCTTATTGCTACAAGAGACGTGGTTAGTAAAGGTATAAAAAAAAGTAATTATTTTTTAATGGAAACTGATTATTTAGATGATGCCAGCCGTCCAGGCGCAGTTTTAGGGCCAAAAACCGTCCCTCGCAGAACACTGGAATTTATTAAAAAAGGTTTGATAAGCGAGGATGATGCATATAAAATTCACTCAGAAAATATAAAAAAGGTTTATGGAATAGAATAGTAGTGATTTAAAAAATGTACCTTTGCAGATCTTTGATAAAAAATTACTCCCTTAATCATCATTACCTGATTAAATGAAAGTTTTTAGTGAGATCCACCAATTAAGAAACTCACCAGACTAATTAAAACACCTATTGCTACTATTTCTACACTAGTTTTGAATAAACTTTCACGGGAAACTTTTCCCAGGTATATTCCTAATAAAATCAGTGCAATGAAACAGAGTATTACAGTTACCCATGTAGCGGTCATCCTACTGGCAATTAATAAAAACGGAAGAACTGGTACAAATGCCCCTATAAAGCTGGAAAATCCATGAGTGAACATACTCATATAAATTCTTCTTTTGGCTTCTTTGTGTATGATAGTATCATCAAGCTGGCCTTCTTCCAATACCATCTTCTTTTCCAGGTCTCTCATGGTAC carries:
- a CDS encoding TIGR00267 family protein — encoded protein: MNIREFIHEYFKMSRYVALGTMDGILAVMGVTLTASGVAGMGGAEISNYLIGLTGLSGGIALAMSNAFGSFIGERAEETRTMRDLEKKMVLEEGQLDDTIIHKEAKRRIYMSMFTHGFSSFIGAFVPVLPFLLIASRMTATWVTVILCFIALILLGIYLGKVSRESLFKTSVEIVAIGVLISLVSFLIGGSH